Proteins encoded together in one Buchnera aphidicola (Cinara piceae) window:
- the secA gene encoding preprotein translocase subunit SecA encodes MLGKLINNFFLSRNERILKNLNDLVIKINSLETDLLKLSDDELKKKTDEFKLRLKNGDTIDSLLPEAFSVIRESSKRIFGMRHFDVQILGGIILHQKCIAEMRTGEGKTLTATLPAYLNALLGKGVHIVTMNDYLAKRDANKNRILFEFLGLSVGINISGMSREDKKKAYLADITYGTNHEYGFDYLRDNMVFCNKHKVQRKLYFALVDEVDSILIDEARTPLVISGSIENSSTLYNRINSLITHLIPKNQKYCNKIYNTGDFYIDYKQRQIYLTEIGLIKIEKLFIKYNFLLKKESLYLPENIFLIHHVLLALKAHYIFLKDTDYIIQNKQIIIVDEHTGRIMSSRRWSDGLHQAIEAKENVFIQNDNQTLATITLQNYFRLYIKLSGMTGTAATEAVEFNSIYKLDTVIIPTNKPMIRKDMSDLVYLSKKDKLNAIVFDIQDCVNRRQPVLVGTVSIEKSEQISKLLSKLNIQHNILNAKIHSQEANIISKAGEPGAVTIATNMAGRGTDIVLGGVSMDIHNKKYLVENNSVALKKWKNKNRLVVQAGGLHIIGTERHESRRIDNQLRGRSGRQGDPGSSRFYLSLDDSLMRLFASDSVISFIKTLGMKEGNSIEHPWLSKSIEKAQKKVENQNFDARKQLLEYDNIINEQRSVIYNERNKLINKSSIHNYILRILKDRINCCIKQYISGNSINLDSFFSLEKELKNNFYFIKSINKFLEHDTTLYENVDKLIDLIVTTIQFSYNKNTSRVLKKYSNMIEKSVMLQILDIFWIEHLNAVDSLRQSVYLRGYAQQDPQQEYKRESFFMFQSMLESIKNNVIKTLIKIFFVDFEKEKILYLKFIDNKDFDSFHLLIRKSINII; translated from the coding sequence ATGTTAGGTAAATTAATCAATAATTTTTTTCTTAGTCGTAATGAACGTATTTTAAAAAATTTAAATGATCTTGTTATTAAAATAAATAGTTTAGAAACAGATCTTTTAAAATTGTCAGATGATGAATTAAAAAAAAAAACAGATGAATTTAAATTACGATTAAAAAATGGCGATACAATAGATTCGTTGCTCCCTGAGGCTTTTTCTGTAATTCGTGAATCTAGTAAAAGAATTTTTGGTATGCGGCATTTTGATGTACAAATTTTAGGAGGAATTATTTTACATCAAAAATGTATTGCAGAAATGCGTACCGGTGAAGGAAAAACATTAACCGCTACATTACCTGCTTATTTGAATGCACTTTTAGGTAAGGGTGTACATATAGTTACAATGAATGATTATCTTGCAAAAAGAGATGCAAATAAAAATCGTATTTTATTTGAATTTTTAGGTTTAAGTGTAGGTATAAATATTTCAGGTATGTCACGCGAAGATAAGAAAAAAGCATATTTAGCAGATATTACATATGGTACAAATCATGAATATGGTTTTGATTATTTACGTGATAATATGGTTTTTTGTAATAAACATAAAGTTCAAAGAAAATTATATTTTGCTTTAGTTGATGAAGTGGATTCTATTTTAATTGATGAAGCTCGTACACCATTAGTAATATCAGGATCTATAGAAAATAGTAGCACTTTATATAATCGTATTAATTCTCTTATTACTCATTTAATACCAAAAAATCAAAAATATTGTAATAAAATTTATAACACAGGTGATTTTTATATAGATTATAAACAGCGCCAAATTTATTTAACTGAGATAGGATTAATTAAAATAGAAAAATTATTCATAAAATATAATTTTTTATTAAAAAAAGAATCATTATATTTACCTGAAAATATTTTTTTAATTCATCACGTTCTTTTAGCATTAAAAGCGCATTATATTTTTTTAAAAGATACAGATTATATTATTCAAAATAAACAAATAATTATTGTAGATGAACATACCGGAAGAATTATGTCGAGTAGACGCTGGTCTGATGGATTGCATCAAGCGATAGAAGCAAAAGAAAATGTTTTTATACAAAATGATAATCAAACTTTAGCTACTATAACTTTACAAAATTATTTTCGTTTATATATTAAATTATCAGGTATGACAGGTACAGCTGCAACAGAAGCTGTTGAATTTAATTCAATTTATAAATTGGATACTGTTATTATACCAACAAATAAACCAATGATTCGAAAAGATATGTCAGATTTAGTATATCTATCTAAAAAAGACAAACTGAATGCGATTGTTTTTGATATTCAAGATTGCGTGAATCGTAGACAACCTGTATTAGTTGGAACAGTTTCTATTGAAAAATCTGAACAAATTTCTAAGTTATTAAGTAAATTAAATATACAACATAATATTTTAAATGCCAAAATTCATTCTCAAGAAGCTAATATTATATCTAAAGCGGGAGAACCTGGAGCTGTGACAATTGCTACTAATATGGCAGGAAGAGGTACAGATATTGTATTAGGTGGAGTTTCAATGGATATTCATAATAAAAAATATTTAGTTGAAAATAATAGTGTTGCATTAAAAAAATGGAAGAATAAAAATAGATTAGTAGTACAAGCGGGGGGTTTACATATTATTGGAACAGAAAGACATGAATCACGCAGAATTGATAATCAGTTAAGAGGAAGGTCTGGTAGACAAGGAGACCCTGGTTCATCCAGATTTTATTTGTCATTAGATGATTCTTTGATGCGTCTTTTTGCTTCAGATAGTGTTATTTCTTTTATAAAAACTCTTGGTATGAAAGAAGGTAACTCTATTGAACATCCATGGTTAAGTAAATCTATTGAAAAAGCACAAAAAAAAGTAGAAAATCAAAATTTTGATGCTAGAAAACAATTATTAGAATATGATAACATTATTAATGAACAGCGTTCGGTTATATATAATGAAAGAAATAAATTAATTAATAAATCTAGTATTCATAATTATATTTTGCGTATTTTAAAAGATCGTATAAATTGTTGTATTAAGCAATATATTTCAGGAAATTCAATTAATCTCGATAGTTTTTTCTCATTAGAGAAAGAGTTAAAAAATAATTTTTATTTTATTAAATCAATAAATAAATTTTTAGAACATGATACAACTTTATATGAAAATGTTGATAAATTAATTGATTTAATTGTTACTACAATACAATTTAGTTATAATAAGAATACTTCTAGAGTTTTAAAGAAATATTCGAATATGATTGAAAAATCAGTAATGTTACAAATATTAGATATTTTTTGGATAGAGCATTTAAATGCAGTAGATTCTTTAAGACAAAGCGTTTATTTAAGAGGATACGCTCAACAAGATCCACAACAAGAATATAAAAGAGAATCGTTTTTTATGTTTCAATCAATGTTAGAATCGATAAAAAATAATGTAATTAAAACTTTAATTAAAATTTTTTTTGTAGATTTTGAAAAAGAAAAAATTTTATATTTAAAGTTTATTGATAATAAAGATTTTGATTCATTTCATTTATTAATTAGAAAATCGATTAATATAATATAA